GTTGATAGGTATATAAACCTGAATGAATGTACTGGGCGCTTTCTTTTGCCACTTTTCCAAGCTCGAACAAGGCTGGTCCTGTAGGCTCTAACAACACATACTGCTTCCCCTTTATCGTAACCGTTTCATCGCCCGCTTTTGGTGCCATGCTTACTGCAAGTAGAGCATGATTAGGCACATATACAATGGCCACATCTAAGCGCGGATAAAGAGTCTTCAAGGCACTGGCTAGCAAGGTGGTTTTGCTGTCACAATCACCGACGTTATTTCTAATGACCTGAATAGGCGTGAGAAAGCCTGCTCCCCGCAAACGATCCCTCGAACGTAATTCACTGTAAGGGATGGATTGAACAAAATTTAGCAGGTAGTTGCTTACTTGCCGTTGCTTAGCTTGCTCATCGAGTTGATTCAAACTGTTATTAAGCCAGCTAAACAAGTACTCGGCGCTTTCTTGGGCTAGCCTGTTATGGTCTGGCATTATTCCCATCGCGCCATCGGCCGCTTGTTTTTCTATAAAATAGTGTTTAGTTAAGTAGTCTTGATAATGCTGTTCAACTTCTTTACTGAGCTTTTCTGATAGCTCTTGAATAAACGCTTGGTCATTTCCTTGCAGTTGGTAACTTAGCTGCCCATGTTGAGTATTGAAGCTCACTTTAGCTTGCTTAGGGTCTATTTTTCTCAGGCTAGGCTTGAGCTTAGTTAGAACATATTGCTGAGCTTGCTCGGGGCGATATTGAGTAAATTTGGTGAGTTTATGGGGGTAGTTTAATAGGCTAAAACTAAGCGCCTGAGTATTGTTTTTCGAGTCTTTCCAAAGGTAATTGTAATTCCCGCCATTTCTTTCAAAGCGAAGCTGTTCCGCTTGGGCGGACAATGAAAGGCAACCGGAGATCATGATAAAGCACAGTAATAATCTTTTCATGATGACTCCGGTTGTTTACACGCTAGCCTAATTTAGATTGCTTTTGTTTGGCCACTTGCTCGGCGCGATGAATATGATTAAGCACGTGAACAAAAGCTTTGGCTGATGCTTCAACAATGTCGGTTGCCAAACCCATACCGTGGTATTTACGGCCCTGATAATTCGCCACAATATCGGCTTTACCTAGAGCGTCTTTAATATCAGTTTTCTCGGCGGTAGCGGTGCCGCCACCGGCTGCCTCGATGGTGTAATCATCAATCTTGATATCGTAACCGGTAATTTTGCGCAAACAGCGGTAGGCTGCATCAATAGGTCCGTTGCCGGTAGATGCTTCTAGTATGGTTTGCTCGCCAGCAATTAGCTTAACAGTGGCGGTGGAAACAACATCTGAGCCGCTTTGTGCGCTTAAGTATTCCAAGCGGTAATGTTCTGACTCATCCTGCAAGTTGTTGAAGAACACCAGTGCTTCCAGGTCGTAGTCAAAAACCTGCCCTTTGCGGTCGGCCAACTCTAGGAAGCTTGCGTATAACTCATCTAACTTGTAGTCATCTTCGCTATAGCCTAGCTCTTGCATACGATGCTTGATCACGTGGCGACCTGAGCGTGAGGTAAGGTTTAAGCTGTTTTTGTTTAAACCTATGCTCTCGGGCGTCATGATCTCGTAGGTATTTTCGTTCTTCAGCATGCCATCTTGGTGAATACCTGAAGAATGAGAAAAGGCGTTGCTGCCCACAATGGCTTTGTTAGCTTGCACTGGCATATTGCACAAGTGGCTTACTAACTGGCTAGCACGGTAAATTTCCTGCGATTTAACATTAGTTGTTAAGCCGCCAAGCTGGTCTTTGCGGGTATTGATGATCATCGCCACTTCTTCTAGCGAGCAGTTGCCCGCGCGCTCACCAATCCCGTTCAAGGTACATTCAATTTGGCGTGCGCCCTGTTGCACCGCAGAAATAGAGTTGGCTACCGATAAACCTAGGTCGTCGTGGCAGTGAACTGATATTACTGCTTGGTCAATATTAGGTACGCGGTTGAATAGGGTTGAGATAATGCCGCCAAACTCGCTAGGTACGGTATAGCCCACGGTATCTGGAATGTTTACGGTAGTTGCACCGGCTTTAATCGCGGCCTCAACCATACGGCATAAATTATCAATTGGAGTTCGACCGGCATCTTCACAAGAAAATTCAACGTCATTGGTGTAATTGCGCGCGTGTTTTACCGCATTTACCGCCATCTCAAGCACGTCATCAAAACTACGCTTTAGTTTGCTTTCAACGTGCACGGTTGAGGTGGAAATAAAGGTATGAATACGAAAAGCATCAGCCACTTTTAAGGCTTCGGCTGCTACGTCAATATCTTTGGGCAAGGCGCGTGATAGTGCACAAACCGTTGAGTCCTTGATTTCTCGAGCGATGGTTTGCACCGAGTCAAAATCACCTGGAGACGAAATAGGGAAACCCACTTCCATAATGTCTACACCTAAACGCTCTAAGGCAAAGGCAATTTGCAGCTTTTCTTTTACTGTTAAACTGGCCGCCAGCGCTTGTTCACCGTCGCGTAGGGTGGTATCAAAAATCTTGACTAGGTCAGACATTCATTAATCCTTGTCTATTGTTATTTGTGTTTGCTTCACTGCACAAGTTTACGATTAGGCTTATTATTATTTTAGGCCATACTGTGCACAAGTTTTCGGCTAGTTTAACAAGCTCTCGGCAAACTGGCTAACAGCAAATGCAGTGCTAAAAATAAACCATAAATGAGGAGAAAAATATTGAGTAAAACGGCCGTTGTCATTGGTGCTACTGGCTTAGTAGGAAGCGCCTTGTTAGAGCAACTTTTAGCAGATGAAAGTTGGCTTAAAGTGCGGGTGTTTGGCCGTAAACGCACTGGCTTGCAGGCCGCTAAACTGGAAGAACATATTGTTGATT
The window above is part of the Agarivorans sp. Alg241-V36 genome. Proteins encoded here:
- the leuA gene encoding 2-isopropylmalate synthase, producing the protein MSDLVKIFDTTLRDGEQALAASLTVKEKLQIAFALERLGVDIMEVGFPISSPGDFDSVQTIAREIKDSTVCALSRALPKDIDVAAEALKVADAFRIHTFISTSTVHVESKLKRSFDDVLEMAVNAVKHARNYTNDVEFSCEDAGRTPIDNLCRMVEAAIKAGATTVNIPDTVGYTVPSEFGGIISTLFNRVPNIDQAVISVHCHDDLGLSVANSISAVQQGARQIECTLNGIGERAGNCSLEEVAMIINTRKDQLGGLTTNVKSQEIYRASQLVSHLCNMPVQANKAIVGSNAFSHSSGIHQDGMLKNENTYEIMTPESIGLNKNSLNLTSRSGRHVIKHRMQELGYSEDDYKLDELYASFLELADRKGQVFDYDLEALVFFNNLQDESEHYRLEYLSAQSGSDVVSTATVKLIAGEQTILEASTGNGPIDAAYRCLRKITGYDIKIDDYTIEAAGGGTATAEKTDIKDALGKADIVANYQGRKYHGMGLATDIVEASAKAFVHVLNHIHRAEQVAKQKQSKLG